From Vitis vinifera cultivar Pinot Noir 40024 chromosome 3, ASM3070453v1, the proteins below share one genomic window:
- the LOC100248961 gene encoding probable glycosyltransferase At5g03795 isoform X1, with amino-acid sequence MAPIKFSHVPHFCSLQRSLLALALLTLLAFTCVSFTFLRSSSTDLSPNPPKVAVIGDLVESSEIYQSPGKNVDEFSEIYHLPDLFRLNYAEMEMKFKVFVYPDGDPNTYYQTPRKLTGKYASEGYFFQNIRQSQFRTDDPDQAHLFFIPISCHKMRGKGTSYENMTIIVQNYVQSLMSKYPYWNRTLGADHFFLTCHDVGVRATEGVPLLVKNSIRVVCSPSYDVGFIPHKDVALPQVLQPFALPTGGRDIKNRTTLGFWAGHRNSKIRVILARIWENDTELDIKNNRINRATGHLVYQNKFYRTKFCICPGGSQVNSARIADSIHYGCVPVILSDYYDLPFNDILDWRKFSVILKERDVYRLKYILKDIPDAEFIALHDNLVKVQKHFQWNTPPIKYDAFHMVMYELWLRHHVIKY; translated from the exons ATGGCGCCGATAAAGTTCTCGCACGTTCCCCATTTCTGCTCTCTCCAACGCTCCCTCCTCGCGCTCGCTCTTCTAACCCTACTCGCCTTCACCTGCGTCTCCTTTACTTTCCTCCGCTCTTCTTCCACCGATCTCTCCCCGAATCCTCCTAAG GTTGCTGTAATTGGAGATTTGGTCGAATCCTCTGAAATTTATCAATCACCGGGGAAAAACGTGGACGAATTCTCTGAAATTTATCACTTGCCGGACCTTTTTCGGCTGAATTATGCTGAAATGGAGATGAAATTTAAGGTTTTCGTATATCCAGATGGAGATCCAAATACGTACTACCAAACACCGAGGAAACTTACGGGGAAGTATGCTAGTGAAGGATATTTCTTTCAGAATATTAGGCAAAGTCAGTTCCGAACTGATGATCCGGATCAGgctcatttgttttttattcctatttctTGCCATAAAATGCGAGGCAAG GGTACATCATATGAAAATATGACTATTATTGTTCAGAATTATGTGCAGAGCTTGATGTCCAAGTACCCTTATTGGAATAGGACCCTGGGCGCTGATCACTTTTTTTTGACTTGCCATGATGTTGGCGTGAGGGCAACTGAAGGAGTTCCACTACTTGTAAAAAACTCAATTCGAGTTGTGTGTTCACCAAGTTATGATGTTGGATTTATTCCGCACAAGGATGTTGCCCTCCCTCAAGTCTTGCAGCCATTTGCTCTCCCAACTGGAGGAAGGGACATAAAGAACAG GACTACACTTGGCTTTTGGGCAGGCCATCGCAATTCAAAAATAAGAGTTATACTAGCACGTATTTGGGAGAATGACACAGAGCTTGATATAAAAAACAACCGAATAAACAGAGCTACTGGGCATCTggtatatcaaaataaattctatagGACTAAGTTCTGTATATGCCCTGGTGGATCACAAGTCAATAGCGCTCGTATAGCCGACTCAATCCATTATGGATGTGTTCCTG TAATCTTGTCTGACTACTATGATTTGCCATTCAATGACATTCTTGACTGGAGGAAATTTTCTGTAATACTCAAGGAGCGTGATGTTTATCGCCTTAAGTACATTCTCAAAGACATACCAGATGCTGAATTCATAGCATTGCATGACAACTTAGTCAAG GTGCAGAAACACTTCCAGTGGAATACACCTCCAATCAAGTATGATGCATTCCATATGGTGATGTATGAGCTTTGGTTGCGCCACCATGTCATCAAATACTAA
- the LOC100248961 gene encoding probable glycosyltransferase At3g07620 isoform X2: MAPIKFSHVPHFCSLQRSLLALALLTLLAFTCVSFTFLRSSSTDLSPNPPKGTSYENMTIIVQNYVQSLMSKYPYWNRTLGADHFFLTCHDVGVRATEGVPLLVKNSIRVVCSPSYDVGFIPHKDVALPQVLQPFALPTGGRDIKNRTTLGFWAGHRNSKIRVILARIWENDTELDIKNNRINRATGHLVYQNKFYRTKFCICPGGSQVNSARIADSIHYGCVPVILSDYYDLPFNDILDWRKFSVILKERDVYRLKYILKDIPDAEFIALHDNLVKVQKHFQWNTPPIKYDAFHMVMYELWLRHHVIKY; this comes from the exons ATGGCGCCGATAAAGTTCTCGCACGTTCCCCATTTCTGCTCTCTCCAACGCTCCCTCCTCGCGCTCGCTCTTCTAACCCTACTCGCCTTCACCTGCGTCTCCTTTACTTTCCTCCGCTCTTCTTCCACCGATCTCTCCCCGAATCCTCCTAAG GGTACATCATATGAAAATATGACTATTATTGTTCAGAATTATGTGCAGAGCTTGATGTCCAAGTACCCTTATTGGAATAGGACCCTGGGCGCTGATCACTTTTTTTTGACTTGCCATGATGTTGGCGTGAGGGCAACTGAAGGAGTTCCACTACTTGTAAAAAACTCAATTCGAGTTGTGTGTTCACCAAGTTATGATGTTGGATTTATTCCGCACAAGGATGTTGCCCTCCCTCAAGTCTTGCAGCCATTTGCTCTCCCAACTGGAGGAAGGGACATAAAGAACAG GACTACACTTGGCTTTTGGGCAGGCCATCGCAATTCAAAAATAAGAGTTATACTAGCACGTATTTGGGAGAATGACACAGAGCTTGATATAAAAAACAACCGAATAAACAGAGCTACTGGGCATCTggtatatcaaaataaattctatagGACTAAGTTCTGTATATGCCCTGGTGGATCACAAGTCAATAGCGCTCGTATAGCCGACTCAATCCATTATGGATGTGTTCCTG TAATCTTGTCTGACTACTATGATTTGCCATTCAATGACATTCTTGACTGGAGGAAATTTTCTGTAATACTCAAGGAGCGTGATGTTTATCGCCTTAAGTACATTCTCAAAGACATACCAGATGCTGAATTCATAGCATTGCATGACAACTTAGTCAAG GTGCAGAAACACTTCCAGTGGAATACACCTCCAATCAAGTATGATGCATTCCATATGGTGATGTATGAGCTTTGGTTGCGCCACCATGTCATCAAATACTAA